GGCCGAGCCCAACCATAATGAACCACAGACCGATGGCTCCCGGCCCAGCCATGGGCCCGTCTGGGAGAGTGGTGATGATGAAAATGAATATTCCCACCGAAAGGATGACGAGGAAGACCTCCACTGCGCGGACAATACTGTACACCGGACGGTTGGCGAGCAGGTCTTTTTGTAGGCCACCACTGCGAAGAGATCGGTAGCCCACAATAAGCGTCTCAGCGGCGATGGCGATGGCGAGGCCGAGAGCGAGGATTGGGATGAGAAGGAGGGTAATTACGTCTGGGTCGGAAATGAGTTCGGAGAACACGCCTGCCGAAAAGACGAAGGTGGCGACGATGCCGATGAGTTTGCAGGCTTGGAGAGGTTTCGCCCGGATGAACTGGCGGGACATGTCGAACCAGTGAATATTACAGTCAACCATTTAAGGCTTTTCTGGTGGGCCTCTCCTCAGAGTCTCCGATTAGCAACTCGGGGTAGGACACAATTCAAAGTAAAATACGCGCTCTGTATTCAGAATGCTCTCGACGATCTACTCAATTCCTGTCAAAAGGAGCGTGCTGACTATAGGATGAATGCAGTGCCATGGTCTGTGGAACAGGTCTTATAACCCAAAATGAACAGTATTGGGCATGGTCTCCGAGCAGACGTGGATCGATGCTGGTCGTTCACTCGCTTTCTTGCTCCTGTACGGACTCACCAGCGCGGCACTCACCACTACGGCACTCTCGGCGGACCTCCATCCCTACCTGCGTGTCGCCGTTGCACTAACACTCAGTCTGGGGGTCGTCGCAGTGGTTGATGCCGTCCCTCGTTTGATTAGGGGTGACGAGCCGCTACTCGGGGTCGAAAGTCGTCTCTACTCAGTACGGGGAGTGGTCTTGATAATACTCGTCATCCTCGTGACCGCCGTGACCGCCGACTTGCTCCGAGCCACCACCACGTTCCCGGAGACCGTTCTCATCCTCACGGCAGTCGTCGTCGGTGCCGTCGTTGTCCTCGGGCCGGTCATCGGCTACTACTGGCGTCAGTCGGTCGCACAGTCCCGCTGAAACCCTCGGAAAGTGGCCGCACGCTCGCAAGCGTGAGTCCAATGAAGTTCCGTCCACCAGATTACAAGCTCATTTGGGAAATACGAGCCCTGTACTAAGCGATTTGAATCCGTTGCTGTGCGCAGAGTCGCTGACCGATACGCGCTCTCTATTCAGCAACGCTCGATTAATCTGTCGATCAGCAGGAACCAACCACCTGCAGCATACAGAGGATGTGTGCAGTAGACGCTCGTCGCTCGTTTCATCCTTACAGAGGCGAAACAGCCGCTAAATAGGTCTATCTATTGTTCGTATTATGATTCCCGCTTCCTCTGTCGGAAAGTCCTTTGCCCCGGTCTATCGTACTCCGCCTATGCTCACGGACGCACTCGACGAACTCGATTTCGGGATTCTCCATCTGCTCCAGGAAGACGCACGCCACACCTCGCCGGTCGACATGCAGGAGCTGCTGCCCGTCTCCGACACGACGATCCGCAACCGAATCGAGAAACTGGAGGAACGGGAAATCATCGAGGGGTACGTCCCGCTCATCGACTACGAAAAATCTGGGTTTCCGCTGCGAATCAAGTTCATCTGTACTGCACCCGTGAAGGAACGCGAAACTCTCGCTGAGGAGGCGCTCGAGCTTCACAACGTCGTAGACGTCGAAGAGTTGCTAAGCGCTCGCGAGAACATTCGAATTCTAGTTGTGACAAACCATTCAGAAGACCTCCACGACGTCACCGAACGGATTTCTGACCTGGG
The Halorarum halophilum genome window above contains:
- a CDS encoding Lrp/AsnC family transcriptional regulator codes for the protein MLTDALDELDFGILHLLQEDARHTSPVDMQELLPVSDTTIRNRIEKLEEREIIEGYVPLIDYEKSGFPLRIKFICTAPVKERETLAEEALELHNVVDVEELLSARENIRILVVTNHSEDLHDVTERISDLGLTIEREGLVRRIHRRPFNHFGEHMVSKK